In one Platichthys flesus chromosome 3, fPlaFle2.1, whole genome shotgun sequence genomic region, the following are encoded:
- the selenom gene encoding selenoprotein M, with the protein MTWLLVLATLLQLSSAYGVDVKKLDGLAKARVESCGGUQLNRLREVKAFVNQDIPLYHNLVMKHIPGADPELVLLNHYFEELDRIALSDMTRSEINELLGELGFYKKAQPEDEVPEEFRFSPAKDSPFKEEQADKPATENASSESSTKVEHTDL; encoded by the exons ATGACGTGGCTGCTCGTGCTGGCAACTCTCCTCCAGTTGTCCTCGGCCTATGGCGTGGATGTGAAGAAGCTGGACGGACTGGCTAAAGCGAGAGTGGAG tcaTGTGGTGGATGACAGCTGAACCGGCTCAGGGAG GTCAAAGCCTTTGTGAACCAGGATATTCCTCTTTA CCATAACCTGGTGATGAAGCACATTCCTGGAGCCGACCCTGAGCTTGTCCTCCTGAACCACTACTTTGAAGAGCTGGAT CGGATCGCCCTCTCCGACATGACCCGCTCCGAGATTAACGAGTTGCTGGGGGAACTGGGATTCTACAAGAAGGCTCAACCCGAGGACGAGGTGCCGGAGGAGTTTCGCTTCTCTCCCGCTAAAGACAGCCCGTTCAAAGAGGAGCAGGCTGATAAACCCGCCACTGAGAACGCCTCCTCAGAGAGCAGCACCAAAGTCGAGCACACTGACCTATAA